From one Rhodamnia argentea isolate NSW1041297 chromosome 1, ASM2092103v1, whole genome shotgun sequence genomic stretch:
- the LOC115745273 gene encoding protein GAMETE CELL DEFECTIVE 1, mitochondrial yields MAHNFCRIASRLAAAYHRAGAKSPTLPRGAVAPSFNNDAKMASSLASSRAFSASSDGGDPSFPGSFDEGGWDSVSSWSTGMTKDYFDGEAVGRRTSPSPSTSTTRGQDPNSNPYQSMMISDLQEIEDKLREMDEENRKSKAFVDGWGERLSEISVLLKQVREPGARGSYLKDSEKAEIYRLHKQNPDVYTVEKLAKDYRIMRQRVHAILWLKEMEEEEEKKLGHPLDDSVELLLDNCPEFFNSHCREFHVASLPYKPDFKVMPEGWDGTVKDLDEVHYEISKKEDEMLYQEFVQRLNFNKMKVAGKVKCHKYSRRRPSEGWNITVEKLGPRGKRGGGGGWKFVSLPDGSSRPLNEMEKMYVRRETPRRRRRILP; encoded by the exons ATGGCGCACAACTTTTGTCGCATCGCGTCCCGTCTGGCCGCCGCCTATCACAGAGCTGGAGCCAAATCACCGACCTTGCCGAGAGGCGCCGTCGCGCCGTCGTTCAACAACGACGCGAAAATGGCTTCTTCTCTCGCGAGCTCCAGAGCTTTCTCGGCGAGCTCCGACGGAGGCGACCCGTCCTTCCCCGGTTCTTTCGATGAGGGGGGTTGGGATTCGGTTTCGTCGTGGTCCACGGGAATGACCAAGGACTACTTCGATGGGGAAGCGGTGGGCCGCAGGACGAGCCCGAGCCCCAGCACGAGCACGACCCGCGGTCAAGACCCTAACTCGAACCCTTACCAGTCGATGATGATCTCCGATTTACAGGAAATCGAGGACAAGTTGAGAGAAATGGATGAAGAGAACAGGAAGAGCAAGGCGTTTGTGGATGGTTGGGGCGAACGGCTGAGCGAGATCAGCGTGTTGCTGAAGCAGGTGCGGGAACCAGGGGCGAGAGGGTCGTATTTGAAGGACTCTGAGAAGGCGGAGATTTATCGGCTGCACAAGCAGAACCCTGACGTTTATACTGTGGAGAAGCTGGCCAAAGATTACAGGATCATGAGACAGAGAGTGCACGCCATTCTTTGGTTGAaggagatggaggaggaggaggagaagaagcttGGCCACCCTTTGGACGATTCAGTTGAGCTCTTGCTCGATAATTGCCCCGA ATTTTTCAATTCCCATTGCAGGGAGTTCCATGTGGCATCCCTTCCTTACAAACCTGACTTCAAGGTTATGCCAGAGGGTTGGGATGGAACTGTCAAAGATCTAGATGAGGTCCACTATGAGATctcaaagaaagaagatgaaatgcTGTATCAAGAATTTGTCCAAAGACTGAACTTCAACAAGATGAAA GTGGCTGGGAAGGTGAAATGCCACAAATATAGCCGACGCCGGCCCTCAGAAGGATGGAATATCACAGTCGAGAAACTCGGACCACGTGGGAAgcgtggaggtggtggtggatgGAAATTCGTAAGCTTACCTGATGGATCTAGCCGGCCACTTAATGAGATGGAGAAAATGTACGTACGGAGGGAGACACCGCGTCGCCGACGCAGGATACTCCCTTGA
- the LOC115745287 gene encoding uncharacterized protein LOC115745287 — protein sequence MGISASKRVRSSLHSLPEFDSACDSAYDHCLVLTQHAFDGVFPYQLSSASARLHHSLSSASALVSRWVPSPPSQSQVDRALRATTRRMPRPAGGGGGDGPQLLGEAEFREWAVELFAGAVVESAGKAVLTRVPIGVAGIAGLGMATRSGKEVVGSLIGVYALGVATSIYLGLSG from the coding sequence ATGGGAATCTCGGCGTCGAAGCGGGTCCGGTCCTCCCTCCACAGCTTGCCCGAGTTCGACTCGGCCTGCGACTCGGCCTACGACCACTGCCTCGTCCTCACTCAGCACGCCTTCGACGGCGTCTTCCCCTACCAGctctcctccgcctccgcccGCCTCCACCACTCCCTCTCCTCCGCCTCCGCTCTCGTGTCCAGGTGGGTCCCGTCTCCCCCTTCCCAGTCCCAGGTCGACCGCGCCCTCCGCGCCACCACTCGCCGTATGCCCCGGCCCGCCGGCGGTGGGGGAGGCGATGGGCCTCAGCTGCTCGGGGAGGCGGAGTTCAGGGAGTGGGCCGTCGAGCTGTTCGCAGGCGCCGTCGTGGAGAGCGCGGGGAAGGCGGTGCTGACGCGGGTGCCGATCGGGGTGGCGGGGATCGCGGGGCTGGGGATGGCGACGAGGAGCGGGAAGGAGGTCGTCGGGTCGTTGATCGGGGTCTACGCGCTCGGCGTGGCGACGTCGATTTATCTGGGCTTGTCCGGTTAG
- the LOC125313580 gene encoding E3 ubiquitin-protein ligase RNF217-like: MRFLGFRFSFGCLFPAATTVCCAICTEPVPSASSFKATALCKHSFCRSCLSSYITTSIGDGVVNVLCPGLHCRARLDPHRCKELVMTESFLAWCDLLCESYVLGLARCYRPNLNCGEVIVNECGRKGNVKRFECPRCHRSGCFQCGAVWTSGHQCGSRQDGDLRLLKMLIKISFGLIDILIDMVEDIVWAD; encoded by the coding sequence ATGAGATTTTTAGGTTTTAGATTCAGTTTCGGATGTCTATTTCCGGCTGCGACGACCGTGTGCTGCGCAATATGCACGGAACCCGTCCCATCAGCCTCAAGCTTCAAGGCAACAGCGCTGTGCAAGCACTCCTTCTGCAGAAGCTGCCTGTCCTCGTACATCACCACGAGCATCGGTGATGGAGTTGTGAACGTGTTGTGCCCCGGTTTGCATTGCCGAGCCAGGCTCGACCCCCATCGGTGCAAGGAGCTCGTCATGACTGAGTCCTTCCTTGCATGGTGCGACCTTCTGTGCGAGTCGTACGTTCTAGGTCTCGCGAGGTGTTACCGCCCGAACTTGAACTGCGGCGAGGTCATCGTGAATGAGTGTGGAAGGAAAGGCAATGTCAAGAGATTCGAGTGTCCTCGATGCCATCGAAGCGGTTGTTTCCAGTGTGGTGCGGTGTGGACCTCCGGTCATCAATGTGGAAGTAGGCAGGATGGGGATCTTAGACTCTTGAAGATGCTGATCAAGATATCATTTGGGCTGATTGACATCCTGATTGATATGGTCGAAGATATTGTTTGGGCCGATTGA